In Lysinibacillus sp. 2017, the DNA window ACGATCGAGTTGTCGTTAATGAAGCAATTAGTAAAAGCTGTGACGCGGTAGAAATGGCGTTATCGAAACCATTTTCAGAAGTAATGAATCACTTCAACGGCGCATAATTTAATGATAGGGAGGCTATACTTTGAATACAGTTCGTGTTTAAAGGAGGCTTTTAACATGCCGGTACGCTATCGATGTAGACATTGTGAGGTAGAAATGGGTGTCTTACCTTTTGATGCAGATGAAACGGTTCGTAGACTCCATCAGTTTGAAATCGGTGAAGAAGACGATTTCATCGAAAAAAATGAACGAGGTGAAACGACCGTGCATAGCATTTGTGAGCATTGTCAAGAGTCGTTACGACAGTTTCCGGACTATTATGCGTTAAAAAAATGGTTACAGTAAAGGAGTTGCTTTGGTCGCGAATACTCGCGCCAAGGCTTTTTCCTTTTTGGATAGCTATAAAAACGTTTCGAAAACAGAAGGAAGGAGACTGTGTGTGGAAACCATTCATCAATTATTTTTAAAAGATAAGCAGATTCATAATTTCGTTGATCAACTAAAGAATCGTGAAGCGGACGGTCAACTTGTTACAGGGTTGACGGGTAGTGCGAGACCAGCGTTAATCCAAACGATTTTCAAAGAAACAAAAAAATCCATTTATATTATTTCATCCAACTTATTGCAAGCCCAAAAGCTAGTTGATGATTTAAGTGCATTAATCGGAGAAGAGTGGGTGCATTATTACCCTGCAGAAGAATTTATTGCGGCTAATATGACGATTTCTTCACCAGAGTTGCGGGCACAGCGTATTGCAGCACTCGGGCGCCTTATCAATAAAGAACGAGGAATTTATATTATTCCAGCGGCCGGTATGCGCAAAATGTTAAATGCACCGAGCGATTGGGTGGGCTTTGAGTTAGCAACTTCACTTGGCCAAGACGTAGACATTAACGAGTGGCTACATAAGCTTGTAGAAATGGGTTATTCACGTAGCGAAATGGTCACGACCCCAGGGGAATTTGCGATGCGCGGAGGAATTCTAGATATTTATCCACCATATGCAGAGTCACCTATTCGTATTGAACTATTTGATACGGAAGTGGATTCGATTCGAACATTTTCAGCAGATGACCAGCGTTCTATTGAAAAGTTAGATCAAGTAAAGATCTTACCTGCTACAGAGTTACTCATTACATCAGACCACCGATTAGTCATTGCCGATCGATTAGAAGCGTCGCTGGCAACGAGCTTAAAAAAAGTTCGTAAGAAAGAAACGCAAGAGCTACTGATCCAAAATATCGCGCAAGATATTGAATTGCTTCGTCAAGGTCACTTGCCAGATCATATTGCAAAATACGGCTCTCTCTTATTTGATAAACCGCACTTTTTAGGGGATTATTTCGCGCAAGATGGGCTTGTTTTATTTGATGAGCTTGGCCGAATTCAAGAAGTGATGGAAGCTTGGGAACGAGAAGAGTCAGAGTGGTTTGTATCACTGATAGAAGAAGGGAAAATGCTGCACGAAGTAAAACCTTCCTATGCATTAAAAGAAATACTAGCCATGCTGACGCAGCAAAAGGTGTATTTTGCCTTGTTTACACGTTCGTTTGCAGGGGTGACATTGAAGAAAACGACGAACTTCTCATGTAAGCCAATGCAACAATTTCACGGACAAATTGCACTATTACAAAACGAAATTGAACGATGGACACACGAAAAATTCACTGTATTATTTACAGCGCAAACCAATGAGCGTATTAAAGCGATGCAAATTTTACTAGAAGACTATCATATTCCAGCAACGATCGGTTATTCAGATGGTCCTGGTATTTATTTGGTGAATACAGCGCTATCGGTAGGATTTGAGTTGCCTCTTCAAAAAATCGCCGTTGTAACGGATGATGAGTTATTTAAACAGCAAGCAAAGAAAAAAACGCGACCACAAAAAATGTCGAACGCCGAACGAATAAAATCATATACCGAAATTAAACCAGGCGATTATGTCGTCCACGTCCACCACGGGATCGGTAAATACATTGGCATCGAGACATTAGTCGTAAATAACACACATCAGGATTATTTACATGTTCGTTATCGTGAAGATGATAAATTATTCGTACCGGTCGATCAAATTGAACTAATACAGCGCTACGTGCCATCAGGTGAAAAAGAGCCGAAGCTACATAAGCTTGGCGGTGCCGAATGGAAAAAAACACGGGCCAAAGTTTCAAGTGCCGTTCAAGATATTGCGGATGATTTAATTAAGCTATATGCAAAGCGTGAAGCAGAGAAAGGTTTTAGTTTCTCTCCAGATTCGGATGAGCAGCGTAGTTTTGAAGCCGCATTCCCTTATGAAGAAACAGATGATCAATTACGCACAATTGTTGAAGTGAAGCGCGATATGGAACGTGAACGCCCAATGGATCGCCTTGTTTGTGGAGATGTGGGTTACGGTAAAACAGAAGTAGCGATTCGTGCAGCATTTAAGGCAATACTAGATGGGAAGCAAGTCGCATTTTTAGTGCCGACAACGATTTTAGCACAGCAACATTATGAAACAATTTCAAAACGCTTTGAGGATCATGCCATTAATGTTGGTTTACTTAGCCGTTTCCGTTCGAAAAAACAACAAACTGAGACAATTAAAGGGTTACGAGAAGGTACGGTTGATATCGTAATCGGTACACATCGTGTGTTATCAAAAGACGTCGCCTATCATGATTTAGGTTTACTAGTTGTCGATGAAGAACAGCGCTTTGGTGTAACACATAAAGAAAAAATTAAGCAATTGCGTACGAATGTGGATGTATTAACGTTAACAGCGACACCAATTCCACGAACACTTCATATGTCGATGGTCGGTGTACGTGATTTATCCGTCATTGAAACACCACCACAAAACCGTTTCCCAGTACAAACGTATGTTATGGAACATAACGGTGCACTAGTACGTGAAGCCATCGAACGTGAAATGGCTCGCGGAGGTCAGACTTTCTATTTATATAATCGTGTTGAAGATATTACGAGACGTGTCGAAGAAATTCAAATGCTCGTTCCAGATGCCCGCGTTGCTTATGCACATGGTCAAATGACAGAGGCTAAGCTTGAATCGGTCATTTTATCGTTTATTGAAGGAGAGTATGATGTGCTTGTTACAACAACCATCATCGAAACAGGGGTCGATATACCGAATGTAAATACGTTAATTGTTCATGATGCAGATCGAATGGGCTTATCTCAGTTGTATCAATTACGCGGGCGTGTGGGTCGTTCTAATCGTATTGCGTATGCTTACTTCATGTATGAGCGTGATAAAGTACTAACGGAAGTTGCAGAGTCACGATTACAAGCAGTAAAAGAATTTACCGAGCTTGGATCTGGATTTAAAATAGCCATGCGTGACTTATCAATTCGTGGTGCCGGGAATTTACTTGGCGCACAACAACATGGCTTTATCGATTCAGTCGGCTTTGACCTTTATTCTCAAATGCTTGAAGAGGCAGTGGAAGAACGTCGCAGCGGTGTGAAGAAGGAAGAGAAAACCGAAGTTGAAATCGTATTACATGTTGATGCCTATATTCCAGATGCCTACATTCCAGACGGTTATCAAAAAATTCAAATGTACAAGCGTATTAAATCGATGGAGAAAATGGATGATTACATGGAAATCATTGAAGAATTACAAGACCGCTTCGGAGATCTACCAGTGGAGACTGAGCGCTTAATGCGAATTGCACGTATGAAGGTATGGGCAGCAGAAGCAGGTGTTCTATCGATTAAAGAAAAGCAGCTAGTGGTATCGATTTTGTTATCTGAAGAAGGAACGGCTTTTGCAGACGGTGCAAAAATCGTTGCAGAGTCGATGATTTTTGGACGAGCAGTTGGCTTTGGCATGGAAGGTAAACAGCTTATTGTTACGGTTGATTATCATAAATGTGGCAATCATTTACCGTTCGATGTCATTGAACAGATGATGGAAATCATTGCGACTTCGAAAAAAGCATGAAAAAAGCTGATGCGCAGTAACAACCGCGCATCAGCTTTTTTATTTAAGCTAACATGCACCGATTCTTAAAGATGCGTTAGCAATACAGAAATCATTAGTCTAATAAAGTATTTAAAGAATGTTGGACGCTATAATGAACGCCATGATTATAATTTAAGCGTTGAAATAATTCTTCACGATTTTGATGTTCTTGTCGCAACTTTAAAAATTGCTTTTCCCTAGTAGTGGATGCCAAAACTAAATCACGCTGGCCATTTGGTTTTTCTAAATAACGTTTGAAAATACCATTTTCAAATTTTGAGACCGACTCATCACGATGTTTCGTCGCCTTTTTAGGATAATAAGCTAAATGAGTTCCTGCATAATATTGTTGCTGACGATATGCGTCAGGGGTAGAAATCGTTGTATCTACTTTTAACATTATGAAACACCTCCTAAAGACTTGCCTGCTTGATATATTGCCAAATTTAAAATAATTGAAACGCAAATGAGACTAAATTATAGTAATTCCCTAAATTTGCAATTAGAACTATATTTATTGAGGTTGTTTTGGTTAGTTTTTTCGACAATAGAAACGTTGCATAGATTTCTTTTAATCACACCATACTAAGTACATCATGTTAGGTAATGATGTGAAAGTGAGGGAACAAAGGATGAAAGCAACAGGAATCGTACGCCGTATCGATGACTTAGGGCGTGTTGTTATACCAAAAGAGATACGAAGAACTCTTCGCATCCGTGAAGGTGATCCACTTGAAATTTATACCGACCGCGAAGGCGAGATTATTTTAAAAAAATATTCACCCATTAACGATTTAGGTGAGTTTGCACAGCAATATGTTGAATCACTTTATGAAACATTAGGCACGCCGAGTTTAATTAGTGACCGTGATGAAATGATTGCCGTGGCAGGTGTATCGAGAAAAGATTACGTAGCCAGACGGTTAACAATTTTCTCAGAAGACGCGATAAAAGATCGTGTTGCGGTTAGTGAGAAGCTTGAAATGACAATTGAGCTTGTAACAGGTCAATTCGAACAAATAAAGTCCTACTGTATTGTGCCCATTATTTCGAATGGTGATCCAATTGGTGCGGTCTACTTGCTATCACGCGTACATTTCATTGGTGATATCGAACTAAAGTCAGCGGAAACGGCAGCACACTTTTTAGCAAAACAAATGGAAAACTAAAGTAAAATTAAAACGTCCAAGGAATTGGTCGTTTTTTTTTTCGAAAAAAGAAGGTAAAAGAGCAACTAAAAGGTGAAAGGTTATTTCGTGTTATACTAAATTTATACGGCATAACCTAGCAGTAAGACCTCAGCTTCAAGGGTTGAAGGGGGAATCAACTGCCAGTAAAAGCCCGATTGGTTCAACTAACAATCAGAGGGAATAAAAAGACCTCACTGATTGCAGTTTCACTTTATTGTATGTAGAAGAGGATGGATTTAGAATGTCTTCGCAAGATTTTGGCATGAAAAATTATATGAAGGGTGCTTTGCTTTTAACCATTGCAGCACTCCTTGTTAAAGTGCTAAGTGCAGTTTACCGAGTTCCTTATCAAAATTTAGTAGGAAATCAAGGCTTTTATGTGTATCAGCAAGTGTACCCGTTTATTTC includes these proteins:
- the spoVT gene encoding stage V sporulation protein T translates to MKATGIVRRIDDLGRVVIPKEIRRTLRIREGDPLEIYTDREGEIILKKYSPINDLGEFAQQYVESLYETLGTPSLISDRDEMIAVAGVSRKDYVARRLTIFSEDAIKDRVAVSEKLEMTIELVTGQFEQIKSYCIVPIISNGDPIGAVYLLSRVHFIGDIELKSAETAAHFLAKQMEN
- a CDS encoding anti-sigma-F factor Fin family protein, producing MPVRYRCRHCEVEMGVLPFDADETVRRLHQFEIGEEDDFIEKNERGETTVHSICEHCQESLRQFPDYYALKKWLQ
- the mfd gene encoding transcription-repair coupling factor — encoded protein: METIHQLFLKDKQIHNFVDQLKNREADGQLVTGLTGSARPALIQTIFKETKKSIYIISSNLLQAQKLVDDLSALIGEEWVHYYPAEEFIAANMTISSPELRAQRIAALGRLINKERGIYIIPAAGMRKMLNAPSDWVGFELATSLGQDVDINEWLHKLVEMGYSRSEMVTTPGEFAMRGGILDIYPPYAESPIRIELFDTEVDSIRTFSADDQRSIEKLDQVKILPATELLITSDHRLVIADRLEASLATSLKKVRKKETQELLIQNIAQDIELLRQGHLPDHIAKYGSLLFDKPHFLGDYFAQDGLVLFDELGRIQEVMEAWEREESEWFVSLIEEGKMLHEVKPSYALKEILAMLTQQKVYFALFTRSFAGVTLKKTTNFSCKPMQQFHGQIALLQNEIERWTHEKFTVLFTAQTNERIKAMQILLEDYHIPATIGYSDGPGIYLVNTALSVGFELPLQKIAVVTDDELFKQQAKKKTRPQKMSNAERIKSYTEIKPGDYVVHVHHGIGKYIGIETLVVNNTHQDYLHVRYREDDKLFVPVDQIELIQRYVPSGEKEPKLHKLGGAEWKKTRAKVSSAVQDIADDLIKLYAKREAEKGFSFSPDSDEQRSFEAAFPYEETDDQLRTIVEVKRDMERERPMDRLVCGDVGYGKTEVAIRAAFKAILDGKQVAFLVPTTILAQQHYETISKRFEDHAINVGLLSRFRSKKQQTETIKGLREGTVDIVIGTHRVLSKDVAYHDLGLLVVDEEQRFGVTHKEKIKQLRTNVDVLTLTATPIPRTLHMSMVGVRDLSVIETPPQNRFPVQTYVMEHNGALVREAIEREMARGGQTFYLYNRVEDITRRVEEIQMLVPDARVAYAHGQMTEAKLESVILSFIEGEYDVLVTTTIIETGVDIPNVNTLIVHDADRMGLSQLYQLRGRVGRSNRIAYAYFMYERDKVLTEVAESRLQAVKEFTELGSGFKIAMRDLSIRGAGNLLGAQQHGFIDSVGFDLYSQMLEEAVEERRSGVKKEEKTEVEIVLHVDAYIPDAYIPDGYQKIQMYKRIKSMEKMDDYMEIIEELQDRFGDLPVETERLMRIARMKVWAAEAGVLSIKEKQLVVSILLSEEGTAFADGAKIVAESMIFGRAVGFGMEGKQLIVTVDYHKCGNHLPFDVIEQMMEIIATSKKA